The Labrus mixtus chromosome 16, fLabMix1.1, whole genome shotgun sequence genome window below encodes:
- the eepd1 gene encoding endonuclease/exonuclease/phosphatase family domain-containing protein 1, with product MGGSLGCHRSIPKDPTDFSGGKRKFSAACNFSHILVNQERLNINTATEEELMTLPGVNRTVAQNIVEYRDCIGGFRKVEDLALVSGIGAAKLEVIKLEICVSSRTSSSQHSPSSLRKDLDHQSGTGMNINTATPAQLMSIRGITEKIAKNIVAYRAEHGPFKSIEDLVRVNHINSSLLDKIRFQVFVERSRAPSTNTNGGLTCTTKSHPSPTSFSLMSDDLDLPPGGPTQIISVRPNVEPPTGLRDGKPVVRLATWSLQGCSGDKANNPGVKEVVCMTLLENDIRLLAVQDLLEREALDKFCVELNQGTLASVRRWKGPRGLWKSVVSEKPTAQSSKGVSYSGFLWDSSSGIDLKDAAVLESPVVNGNGSHTYPRLFLAHFTVGSYDLSVVNVHMQAAAPSGESNGKNHHTDEAKCQRLSPSIQETLKAEKELVVLGDFGAPPQSSDLDILRKEKLCALIPSTQFTNISTSSPQGNRCLDNIWLSRSLKKIYSGHCMVVREALTNPWIPDNWSWGGVASDHCPVVAELYVEVSQKELSRPGMAVVDRGDIMPKHER from the exons ATGGGCGGGAGTCTGGGCTGCCACCGCTCCATCCCCAAGGACCCCACAGACTTCAGCGGCGGTAAGCGCAAATTCAGCGCTGCGTGTAACTTCAGCCACATCCTGGTGAACCAGGAGCGGCTCAACATCAACACCGCCACCGAGGAGGAGCTCATGACCCTGCCCGGAGTCAACCGCACCGTGGCGCAGAACATCGTGGAGTACCGGGACTGCATCGGTGGGTTTAGAAAGGTGGAGGACCTGGCTCTGGTGAGCGGGATCGGAGCCGCCAAACTGGAGGTGATCAAACTGGAGATCTGCGTCTCGAGCAGGACCAGCTCGTCTCAGCACTCCCCGTCCTCCCTGCGCAAAGACCTGGATCACCAGTCCGGCACCGGGATGAACATTAACACCGCCACCCCGGCGCAGCTTATGAGCATCCGGGGCATCACGGAAAAGATAGCTAAGAACATAGTGGCGTACCGAGCCGAGCACGGTCCGTTTAAGAGTATCGAGGACCTGGTTAGGGTGAACCACATCAACAGCTCTCTGCTGGACAAAATCCGCTTCCAGGTGTTCGTGGAGCGCTCCAGGGCGCCGTCCACAAACACCAACGGAGGGCTCACCTGCACCACCAAGTCCCATCCGAGCCCGACGTCGTTCAGCCTCATGAGCGACGACCTGGACCTCCCCCCCGGAGGACCGACCCAGATCATCTCCGTGCGGCCCAACGTGGAGCCTCCCACCGGCCTGCGGGACGGGAAGCCCGTGGTGCGGCTCGCGACCTGGAGCCTGCAGGGCTGCTCCGGCGACAAGGCCAACAACCCGGGGGTCAAAGAGGTGGTGTGCATGACCCTGCTGGAGAACGA CATCAGGTTGCTGGCGGTGCAGGACCTGCTGGAGCGGGAGGCTCTCGATAAG ttctgTGTGGAGTTAAACCAAGGAACACTGGCCAGCGTACGGAGGTGGAAAGGACCACGAGGGCTGTGGAAAAGTGTTGTGTCTGAAAAACCGACCGCACAATCCAGCAAG GGCGTGAGCTACTCTGGCTTTCTGTGGGACAGTTCGTCCGGTATCGACCTGAAGGATGCCGCGGTCCTGGAGTCTCCTGTCGTCAACGGCAACGGGAGCCATACCTACCCTCGGCTCTTCCTGGCTCACTTTACT GTTGGTTCTTACGATCTGTCAGTGGTGAACGTCCACATGCAGGCAGCGGCTCCATCAGGCGAGTCCAATGGAAAGAACCACCACACGGATGAAGCCAAGTGTCAGCGGCTCTCCCCCAGCATCCAGGAAACCCTCAAAG ctGAGAAGGAGCTGGTGGTGCTGGGAGATTTTGGCGCCCCTCCCCAGAGCTCAGATCTGGACATACTGAGGAAGGAGAAGCTCTGTGCCCTGATACCGTCCACCCAATTCACCAACATCAGCACCAGCTCACCACAGGGCAATCGCTGCCTGGACAACATCTGGCTGAGTCGCTCCCTGAAGAAGATCTATTCCG GCCACTGCATGGTGGTGCGGGAGGCCTTGACCAACCCCTGGATCCCGGACAACTGGTCGTGGGGCGGTGTGGCGTCGGATCACTGCCCTGTGGTGGCTGAGTTATATGTAGAAGTGTCCCAGAAGGAGCTGAGCCGGCCTGGTATGGCCGTGGTGGACAGAGGAGACATTATGCCCAAACATGAGCGGTGA